One genomic window of Planctomycetota bacterium includes the following:
- a CDS encoding GAF domain-containing protein, with amino-acid sequence MVRTLAERLTASPSPARELVEANARLERRVGELLLVQEAAQTLTGELRLATLLELALSTVASLTAARTVSVLLVDSARQALVPAARRGPSLVPGGRRALSSGLAGWVARHQVPLLLPAVEEEPRFRGLARDEGMESGSFLGVPLVFQDRLLGVVAATEKAGGLTFDERDLRVLICLAPHLATAIRNAILYADLETQVASHRPEPAGQGL; translated from the coding sequence ATGGTCCGCACCCTCGCCGAGCGTCTCACCGCGTCCCCCTCCCCGGCCCGGGAGCTGGTGGAGGCGAACGCGCGCCTGGAGCGGCGGGTGGGCGAGCTCCTGCTCGTCCAGGAGGCGGCTCAGACCCTGACCGGGGAACTGCGGCTCGCCACCCTTCTCGAACTGGCGCTGAGCACCGTGGCATCGCTCACCGCCGCGCGCACGGTTTCGGTGCTCCTCGTGGACTCCGCCCGCCAGGCGCTGGTGCCGGCCGCCCGACGAGGGCCGAGCCTCGTCCCGGGCGGGCGTCGCGCCCTGAGCAGCGGGCTTGCGGGCTGGGTAGCGCGGCATCAGGTGCCGCTCTTGCTGCCCGCGGTGGAGGAGGAGCCGAGGTTCCGGGGCCTCGCCCGCGACGAGGGCATGGAGAGCGGCTCGTTCCTCGGCGTGCCTCTGGTGTTCCAGGACCGCCTGCTGGGCGTGGTGGCGGCCACCGAGAAGGCGGGCGGCCTGACGTTCGATGAGCGCGACCTTCGCGTGCTCATCTGCCTGGCGCCGCACCTGGCGACCGCCATCCGCAACGCCATTCTCTACGCCGACCTGGAGACCCAGGTCGCTTCGCACCGGCCCGAGCCGGCAGGACAAGGCCTATGA
- the murF gene encoding UDP-N-acetylmuramoyl-tripeptide--D-alanyl-D-alanine ligase translates to MAELLEATGGSLLQGDPSAVVTGVTTDSRALAPGQLFVAIVGEKFDGHGFVPSAFQAGAAAAVVSRSPEGVPPHLPLLLVQDTVAAYGAIAGWWRSQVPATVVAVTGSNGKTTTKEMIALVLGGLGATVCSEANHNNHIGVPQTLLRILPEHRFAVVEMGVNHFGEMAPLARPARPNTAVITNVGPTHLEAFGSEEGVAREKAVVLDHLASGGLAVLHADDPWSRGIAERHSGRIATFGFSRSADWRATRVRQDGDCLRFVVARTGDSVSLPAVGRWQASNALAAIAVAAEMGLGVPDAAALLGTFRPPKWRMELRRAGALAVLLDCYNANPASMLGAVAELGRRPGRRVAVLGDMLEMGAASPAAHRRVGRAVAEAGVHLLCAVGEQGEALAREAVEGGLEPRNAFAAPGRAEAVRWLCGRLQPSDTVLFKASRGVRLEEVADAVMAWAANGAARAEAAEGAGP, encoded by the coding sequence GTGGCTGAACTGCTGGAGGCTACCGGCGGGAGCCTGCTGCAAGGCGACCCGAGCGCCGTGGTGACAGGCGTGACGACCGACTCGCGCGCCCTGGCCCCCGGGCAACTCTTCGTGGCGATCGTGGGCGAGAAGTTCGACGGCCACGGCTTCGTCCCCAGCGCCTTCCAGGCGGGTGCCGCGGCGGCGGTGGTGAGCCGCTCGCCCGAGGGCGTGCCGCCCCATCTGCCGCTCCTCCTGGTTCAAGACACTGTGGCGGCCTACGGAGCCATCGCCGGCTGGTGGCGGAGCCAGGTGCCGGCCACGGTCGTCGCCGTCACAGGCAGCAATGGCAAGACGACGACGAAGGAGATGATCGCGCTCGTGCTGGGCGGCCTCGGCGCCACGGTGTGCTCGGAGGCCAACCACAACAACCACATCGGGGTGCCGCAGACGCTCTTGCGCATCCTGCCCGAGCACCGGTTCGCCGTGGTCGAGATGGGCGTGAATCACTTCGGCGAGATGGCCCCGCTGGCCCGCCCCGCCAGGCCGAACACGGCCGTGATCACCAACGTGGGCCCCACGCACCTCGAGGCGTTCGGGTCCGAGGAGGGCGTGGCCCGCGAGAAGGCGGTTGTTCTCGACCATCTGGCCTCCGGCGGGCTCGCGGTGCTCCATGCCGACGACCCGTGGAGCCGAGGCATCGCCGAACGCCACTCGGGCCGCATTGCCACCTTCGGCTTCTCCCGCAGCGCGGATTGGCGGGCGACCCGAGTGCGCCAGGACGGCGACTGCCTGCGCTTCGTGGTCGCGCGAACGGGCGACTCGGTGTCGCTCCCCGCGGTGGGCCGCTGGCAGGCCAGCAACGCGCTCGCGGCAATCGCGGTAGCGGCCGAGATGGGCCTGGGGGTGCCGGATGCCGCTGCGCTCCTCGGCACCTTCCGGCCGCCCAAATGGCGCATGGAGTTGCGCCGCGCGGGCGCGCTGGCGGTGCTGCTGGACTGCTACAACGCCAACCCGGCCTCGATGCTGGGCGCGGTGGCCGAGTTGGGGCGTCGCCCGGGCCGCCGCGTGGCGGTGCTGGGCGACATGCTCGAGATGGGCGCCGCGTCGCCCGCGGCGCACCGCCGCGTAGGCCGGGCCGTGGCCGAGGCGGGCGTTCACCTGCTGTGCGCCGTGGGCGAGCAGGGCGAGGCCCTGGCGCGCGAGGCGGTCGAGGGCGGGCTCGAGCCGCGCAACGCCTTCGCGGCGCCCGGGCGCGCCGAGGCGGTGCGCTGGCTCTGCGGGCGGCTCCAGCCGTCCGACACGGTGCTCTTCAAGGCCTCGCGGGGCGTGCGCCTGGAGGAAGTGGCGGACGCCGTGATGGCCTGGGCCGCGAACGGCGCGGCGCGGGCCGAGGCCGCCGAAGGCGCGGGCCCCTGA
- the murB gene encoding UDP-N-acetylmuramate dehydrogenase, which translates to MSPHPFHDLAAFTRENEPMAHHTSFRVGGPVRYYVEPRDWDALPIVFERGVAAGLPIRILGRGSNILVTDEPHPWLVVSTQHLGDLRHRGTCIEAGAGLYLPRLVAAAEAWGLGGLEPLAGIPGSVGGAVAMNAGGRYGRVSDRLIGAMVVPPGGTPRWMDAPDLGFEYRHSIVPHTGLFVLSATFQLDKTPRGYLQERRLSILAEKHASQPMDAASAGCVFKNPPGQSAGRLIDQAGLKGTRVGGACVSHKHANFIVNEGPDTTATDVLQLIQIVAARVRAAFGVSLELEIDVWSTDPERSTAHA; encoded by the coding sequence ATGAGCCCACATCCGTTCCATGACCTGGCCGCCTTCACGCGCGAGAATGAGCCCATGGCCCACCACACCTCGTTCCGCGTGGGGGGGCCCGTGCGCTATTACGTGGAGCCGCGCGACTGGGACGCCTTGCCGATCGTCTTCGAGCGCGGCGTCGCCGCCGGGCTGCCCATCCGCATCCTGGGGCGTGGCTCGAACATCCTGGTCACCGACGAGCCGCACCCCTGGCTCGTAGTCTCGACGCAGCACCTGGGCGACTTGCGGCACAGGGGCACCTGCATCGAGGCCGGCGCCGGCCTGTATCTGCCGCGCCTGGTCGCCGCGGCCGAAGCCTGGGGCCTCGGGGGCCTCGAGCCACTGGCCGGCATCCCCGGCTCCGTGGGCGGAGCCGTCGCCATGAACGCCGGCGGCCGCTACGGCCGCGTCTCGGACCGCCTGATCGGGGCCATGGTGGTCCCTCCAGGCGGAACACCCCGCTGGATGGATGCGCCGGACCTCGGGTTCGAGTACCGCCACTCGATCGTCCCCCACACCGGGCTCTTCGTGCTCTCGGCCACGTTCCAGCTCGACAAGACGCCGCGCGGCTACCTCCAGGAGCGGCGCCTGAGCATCCTCGCCGAGAAGCACGCCTCGCAGCCGATGGATGCCGCCAGCGCCGGGTGCGTCTTCAAGAATCCCCCGGGGCAGAGCGCCGGCCGCCTCATTGACCAGGCGGGGCTGAAGGGCACGCGCGTGGGCGGAGCCTGCGTGTCCCATAAACATGCCAACTTCATCGTCAACGAAGGCCCTGATACCACGGCAACCGACGTGTTGCAGCTCATCCAGATCGTCGCCGCGCGGGTCCGTGCGGCCTTCGGCGTCAGCCTGGAGCTGGAGATCGACGTCTGGAGCACCGACCCAGAAAGGAGCACTGCCCATGCGTGA
- the ftsA gene encoding cell division protein FtsA, whose protein sequence is MPRRRDEYLVSLDLGTATTRVAIGCWRADGSLVLEGYSETPTRGVNRGLIVDAAAAADTVAEAIAQAADLARVRVCTVLAPVGTPFARAFNSRGCIGITHEDKLVRASDVQQALAAANRVSLPSDRAVAEVHGQGFAVDDVRGVDNPIGMACGRLEAELHVVSDSLSAHANVRQAVRKAGYHLERILYGPLAAAEAVLTAEEKNLGCAHVDIGAGKTTVSIYLGGYPRYTRVLPIGSQHITNDLAIGLNASVADAEQVKLRCGLADLRRPRNGDTCETMDVPLADGHGPQAVPLWRVSLIVRARVDEIFELVARELDRGGSSAAACRRVVLTGGFCRMGGALAAAHRALHRTVRLGRVEMPSILPQFQSEPVHAVVLGALGRGRFHREQKSDRRFEERGMRTMLKRVAGWL, encoded by the coding sequence ATGCCTCGACGCCGCGATGAGTATCTGGTGTCCCTCGACCTCGGCACGGCCACCACCCGCGTGGCCATCGGGTGCTGGCGCGCGGACGGGAGTCTGGTTCTCGAGGGCTACAGCGAGACGCCCACGCGCGGCGTCAACCGGGGCCTCATCGTGGACGCGGCCGCCGCCGCCGACACGGTGGCCGAGGCCATCGCCCAGGCGGCCGACCTCGCGCGCGTCCGCGTGTGCACCGTGCTGGCGCCCGTGGGCACGCCGTTCGCCCGCGCGTTCAACAGCCGGGGCTGCATCGGCATCACCCACGAGGACAAGCTGGTGCGCGCCTCCGACGTCCAGCAGGCCCTGGCCGCCGCCAACCGGGTGTCGCTCCCGAGCGATCGCGCCGTGGCCGAGGTGCACGGCCAGGGCTTCGCCGTGGACGACGTCCGGGGCGTGGACAACCCGATCGGCATGGCCTGCGGGCGCCTCGAGGCCGAGCTGCACGTGGTGTCCGACTCCCTCTCCGCGCACGCCAACGTGCGCCAGGCTGTCCGCAAGGCCGGCTACCACCTCGAGCGGATCCTCTACGGCCCCCTGGCCGCGGCAGAGGCCGTCCTCACCGCCGAGGAGAAGAACCTCGGATGCGCGCACGTGGACATCGGGGCGGGCAAGACCACCGTGTCCATCTACCTGGGCGGCTACCCGCGCTACACCCGCGTGCTGCCCATCGGCTCGCAGCACATCACGAACGACCTGGCCATCGGCCTCAATGCGTCGGTGGCCGACGCCGAGCAGGTCAAGCTCCGGTGCGGCCTCGCCGACCTCCGGCGGCCGCGCAACGGCGACACGTGCGAGACGATGGATGTGCCGCTCGCCGACGGCCATGGCCCGCAGGCGGTGCCGCTCTGGCGCGTCAGCCTGATCGTCCGCGCGCGGGTAGACGAGATCTTCGAGCTGGTGGCGCGCGAGCTGGACCGCGGCGGCTCGTCGGCCGCGGCCTGCCGCCGCGTGGTGCTCACGGGCGGCTTCTGCCGCATGGGAGGCGCCCTGGCTGCCGCGCACCGCGCGCTCCATCGCACCGTGCGCCTCGGCCGAGTCGAGATGCCTTCGATCCTCCCGCAGTTCCAGTCCGAGCCCGTCCACGCCGTCGTGCTGGGCGCGCTGGGGCGCGGCAGGTTCCATCGCGAGCAGAAGTCCGATCGGCGCTTCGAGGAGCGCGGCATGCGCACCATGCTCAAGCGGGTGGCCGGCTGGCTCTGA
- the murG gene encoding undecaprenyldiphospho-muramoylpentapeptide beta-N-acetylglucosaminyltransferase — protein sequence MKIVLAGGGTGGHLFPGLALAEEARRRSAEARILLLCTDRDEAYEGTRSAGLECQVIPSIHTGSLVRRLAALVPAFVRAMRGIGRFGPDVVVGLGGYGSVAPVLCAALRRIPSVLLEQNVVPGRSNRFLARFVNEVDTQWAQSVPRFRTGAQVRVTGNPVRTFIQRRERAACAAQLGLDPSLPTLLVMGGSQGARPLNDFTISALPLLANSGLRMQAIHLAGAADCDRVRASYEHYAVPAKVFGFLEDMPLAYSACDLAFSRAGGTSIAELTALGIPAILVPYPHAMDNHQFHNARVLEQCGAALLLEQATLSPHRLAHHLTALLGDRERLEAMGRQSRAMGVPRAAAIIADRLEAVAAERNGRHGRRLWRWLERRGKAKTV from the coding sequence ATGAAGATCGTTCTGGCCGGTGGCGGCACGGGTGGCCACTTATTCCCGGGGCTGGCGCTCGCCGAAGAGGCCCGCCGGCGCTCTGCCGAGGCGCGCATCCTGCTGCTGTGCACGGACCGCGACGAGGCCTACGAGGGCACGCGGAGCGCGGGGCTGGAATGCCAGGTCATTCCCTCCATCCACACAGGGTCGCTCGTGCGGCGTCTGGCGGCGCTCGTGCCCGCTTTCGTGCGCGCGATGCGCGGGATCGGCCGTTTCGGCCCCGACGTGGTGGTGGGCCTGGGCGGCTACGGCTCGGTGGCCCCCGTGCTGTGCGCCGCGCTGCGGCGCATCCCGAGCGTCCTCCTCGAGCAGAACGTTGTGCCGGGCCGCTCGAACCGGTTCCTGGCGCGCTTCGTCAATGAGGTGGACACGCAGTGGGCGCAGTCCGTGCCCCGCTTCCGCACGGGCGCCCAGGTGCGGGTCACGGGCAACCCGGTGCGGACGTTCATCCAGCGGCGCGAGCGCGCGGCATGCGCGGCGCAACTGGGGCTGGACCCTTCGCTGCCCACTCTGCTGGTGATGGGCGGCAGCCAGGGTGCCCGGCCCCTCAACGATTTCACCATCTCGGCGCTGCCCCTGCTTGCCAACTCGGGGCTGCGGATGCAGGCCATCCATCTGGCGGGCGCCGCCGACTGCGACCGCGTGCGCGCATCTTACGAACACTATGCGGTGCCGGCCAAGGTCTTCGGGTTCCTGGAGGACATGCCGCTGGCCTACAGCGCGTGCGATCTGGCCTTCTCGCGCGCGGGCGGCACCAGCATTGCCGAGCTGACCGCCCTGGGCATCCCGGCCATCCTGGTGCCCTACCCGCACGCGATGGACAACCACCAGTTCCACAATGCGCGCGTCCTGGAGCAGTGCGGCGCGGCCCTGCTGCTCGAGCAGGCTACTCTCTCGCCGCATCGGCTGGCGCACCATCTGACCGCGCTGCTGGGCGACCGCGAACGGCTGGAGGCCATGGGCCGCCAGAGCCGGGCCATGGGCGTGCCACGCGCCGCGGCGATCATCGCCGACCGGCTGGAGGCGGTGGCCGCCGAGCGGAACGGGCGGCACGGGCGCCGTCTCTGGCGTTGGCTCGAGAGACGCGGCAAGGCGAAAACCGTGTGA
- a CDS encoding sigma-70 family RNA polymerase sigma factor, giving the protein MMERETNDYWLPAAWRGVASPGYLHLSRWHSLVEELGGLRASPAGAGGPGGTPPDPLTKSGCMDMSVLAEVQPCEQLDELREFVLTHLARHERLVLMLVHAEGLSLEQTAEVLDLPVATVSRIYARTVTELRARLRQSS; this is encoded by the coding sequence ATGATGGAACGCGAGACCAATGATTACTGGCTGCCGGCGGCCTGGCGTGGCGTGGCCTCCCCGGGCTACCTGCACCTGTCGCGGTGGCACTCGCTGGTCGAGGAGCTTGGCGGGCTGCGCGCATCCCCGGCCGGGGCCGGTGGCCCCGGTGGCACGCCGCCCGATCCCCTTACCAAGTCAGGATGCATGGACATGAGCGTGCTGGCAGAGGTCCAACCGTGCGAGCAACTCGATGAGTTGCGGGAGTTCGTCCTCACGCATCTGGCGCGGCACGAGCGGCTCGTGCTGATGCTGGTGCACGCCGAGGGCCTGAGCCTGGAGCAGACGGCCGAGGTGCTCGATCTGCCCGTGGCCACGGTGAGCCGAATCTACGCGAGAACGGTGACGGAGTTGCGCGCCCGCCTCCGCCAGTCGAGCTGA
- a CDS encoding D-alanine--D-alanine ligase, with protein MRETRKPRVGVLYGGISAEREVSLRSGEAVANALASLGYPVERIDVLEAPISSLTQERMDVAFIALHGTFGEDGGIQSVLEVMGVPYTGSGVTASRLAMDKVATKNCFRRAGVPTAAFVELEAAWPQERKVAAIAPLGLPVVVKPAAQGSSVGVSIVEAEAQLPGAVARALEFDERAIAEEYIGGRELTVGVLGDRALPIIELLYRGRLFTWKIKYTKNAARHVVNPELPAGLAERVQDLALQAHRSLGCRGCSRVDFRLDADHNPFVLEVNTIPGMTETSLLPDAAAAVGIPFAELCRVIVEMALRAGRRGAARPRKRTAAPVPVRA; from the coding sequence ATGCGTGAGACCAGGAAGCCCCGGGTGGGGGTCCTCTACGGTGGAATCTCCGCGGAGCGCGAGGTGTCGCTGAGATCGGGCGAGGCCGTCGCCAACGCGCTCGCGAGCCTCGGGTACCCCGTCGAGCGAATTGACGTTCTCGAGGCCCCGATCAGCAGCCTGACGCAGGAGCGGATGGACGTGGCGTTCATCGCCCTCCACGGCACATTCGGCGAGGACGGCGGCATCCAGTCGGTCCTCGAGGTCATGGGCGTGCCGTACACCGGCTCCGGCGTCACGGCCAGCCGGCTGGCGATGGACAAGGTGGCCACGAAGAACTGCTTCCGCCGCGCCGGGGTGCCGACGGCGGCCTTCGTGGAACTCGAGGCCGCCTGGCCCCAGGAGCGCAAGGTGGCCGCCATCGCGCCGCTGGGGCTTCCGGTGGTCGTCAAGCCGGCCGCCCAGGGCTCCAGCGTGGGCGTGAGCATCGTCGAGGCGGAGGCCCAGCTCCCGGGCGCCGTGGCCCGCGCGCTGGAGTTCGACGAGCGGGCCATCGCCGAGGAGTACATCGGCGGCCGCGAGCTCACCGTGGGGGTGCTGGGCGATCGCGCGCTGCCGATCATCGAGCTCCTCTACAGGGGCCGGCTCTTCACCTGGAAGATCAAGTACACCAAGAACGCCGCGCGCCACGTGGTCAACCCCGAGCTGCCCGCCGGCCTGGCCGAGCGCGTGCAGGACCTGGCCTTGCAGGCCCATCGGAGCCTCGGGTGCCGCGGCTGCTCGCGGGTGGACTTCCGCCTCGACGCCGACCACAACCCCTTCGTGCTGGAGGTGAACACCATCCCCGGCATGACCGAGACGAGCCTGCTGCCCGACGCCGCGGCCGCCGTCGGCATCCCCTTTGCCGAGCTGTGCCGGGTGATCGTGGAGATGGCGCTCCGGGCCGGTCGCCGCGGCGCCGCCAGGCCCCGGAAGCGCACCGCCGCCCCCGTGCCCGTGCGGGCATGA
- the ftsW gene encoding putative lipid II flippase FtsW: MAATASGQGRRAATRAPGAVAPVLQDTTSGLLAVVVSLLAFGLVMVASTAPASNPALARFLVLKHTLWLAASFVAGLAAYSVDYHHLRRFSIPLLFLSLGSLCAVLFFGATVNGARRWFRFGDFLSIQPSELFKVALCLYMADFLAREQDRIKTFFKGFVQPMVIMGAAFVLILKEPDFGTALLIASVTFGMLFVAGIRMIHVLPAAVASVPLLVYTAMHMPHVWQRIMTFVDPWADAQGSGYQIVQSLIALGSGGLTGVGLGASRQKLLYLPEANTDFVLSIIGEELGLIGTAVVLILFALLVWCGIRAARRAPDRFGSLLAFGLTLTIGLQAAVNVAVVTCSAPTKGIALPLVSAGGSSLVATMVAVGLIMNVASHSEAEAPPPELGAVKLTRKHARDTA; encoded by the coding sequence GTGGCAGCAACCGCATCGGGGCAAGGACGCAGGGCAGCAACGCGGGCGCCGGGGGCCGTCGCGCCGGTGCTACAGGACACGACGAGCGGCCTCCTGGCCGTGGTCGTGTCGCTGCTGGCGTTCGGCCTCGTCATGGTCGCCAGCACCGCGCCGGCGTCGAACCCCGCCCTCGCCCGCTTCCTGGTGCTCAAGCACACGCTCTGGCTGGCCGCCTCGTTCGTGGCCGGGCTGGCGGCCTATTCCGTGGATTACCACCACCTGAGGCGGTTCAGCATTCCCCTGCTCTTCCTGTCGTTGGGCAGCCTGTGCGCCGTGCTCTTCTTCGGAGCCACCGTGAACGGGGCGCGGCGCTGGTTCCGGTTCGGCGACTTCTTGAGCATCCAGCCCTCCGAGCTCTTCAAGGTGGCCCTCTGCCTCTACATGGCCGATTTCCTGGCCCGCGAGCAAGACAGGATCAAGACCTTCTTCAAGGGCTTCGTGCAGCCGATGGTGATCATGGGCGCCGCATTCGTGCTCATCCTGAAGGAGCCGGATTTCGGCACGGCCCTGCTGATCGCCTCGGTGACGTTCGGCATGTTGTTCGTGGCCGGGATCCGCATGATCCACGTCCTGCCCGCCGCGGTGGCGTCGGTGCCGCTGCTCGTCTACACGGCCATGCACATGCCTCACGTGTGGCAGCGGATCATGACGTTCGTGGACCCCTGGGCCGACGCGCAGGGCTCAGGCTATCAGATCGTGCAGTCGCTCATCGCGCTTGGCTCGGGCGGCCTGACGGGCGTGGGGCTGGGCGCCAGCCGCCAGAAGCTCCTCTATCTGCCGGAGGCGAACACGGATTTCGTGCTCTCGATCATCGGCGAGGAGCTGGGGCTGATCGGCACCGCCGTGGTCTTGATCCTCTTCGCGTTGCTCGTCTGGTGCGGCATCCGGGCGGCGCGGCGCGCGCCCGATCGCTTCGGCTCGCTTCTGGCGTTCGGCCTCACCCTGACGATTGGGCTCCAGGCCGCCGTGAACGTGGCCGTGGTGACTTGTTCCGCGCCCACCAAGGGCATCGCTCTGCCGCTGGTGAGCGCCGGCGGCTCGTCGCTCGTGGCCACCATGGTGGCGGTCGGGCTGATCATGAATGTGGCGTCGCACTCCGAGGCGGAGGCCCCGCCGCCGGAGCTCGGCGCCGTGAAACTGACGCGGAAACACGCCAGGGACACCGCCTAG
- the murC gene encoding UDP-N-acetylmuramate--L-alanine ligase, translated as MSMRFDGRHIHFVGMGGVGMSAVAHMALDCGARVSGCDAKDGPVLRLLAERGCRTHLGHDPAHLEGVEMVVHSSAIAAASPEIQAALHRCIPVVTRARMLARFTADCSLITVAGAHGKTTTTWIASKLLLEAHLDPSVMVGGMVRELGGNYRLGGSPFFVTEVDESDGSLLEFTPRYSIVTNVDLEHVDRYPDLAAVQETFRCFLARTRRDGCAIVCADSAPAMEVLDACPAPVLTYGFDTAAQFQAINVHANGESSTFDVRRPRDVLRGLTLTLPGLHNVQNALACVALASALGIPDEALRSAFGRVASVGRRMERKGAASGVTMIDDYGHHPAEIRATLGAARGLARGRLLGVFQPHRYTRTYHLSERFGDCFDGLDYLVLLPIYGAGEPPLEGVSTQAIESAIRRHGRVACSCFNDWDSARRHLIGLLRPGDTLLTIGAGDVDHFGEQVLDDLRKRGT; from the coding sequence ATGAGCATGCGATTCGACGGAAGGCACATCCACTTCGTGGGCATGGGCGGCGTGGGCATGAGCGCCGTGGCGCACATGGCCCTCGACTGCGGGGCCCGAGTGTCGGGCTGCGACGCCAAGGACGGCCCCGTGCTGCGCCTCCTGGCCGAGCGCGGTTGCCGCACCCACCTGGGCCACGACCCCGCGCACCTCGAGGGCGTCGAGATGGTCGTCCACTCCTCGGCCATTGCGGCGGCCAGTCCCGAGATCCAGGCGGCCCTGCACCGCTGCATCCCGGTCGTCACGCGGGCCCGCATGCTGGCCCGCTTCACGGCCGACTGCTCGCTCATCACGGTGGCCGGGGCGCACGGCAAGACCACCACCACCTGGATCGCCAGCAAGCTCCTCCTGGAGGCGCACCTGGACCCCTCGGTGATGGTCGGCGGCATGGTCCGCGAACTCGGGGGCAACTACCGCCTGGGCGGCAGCCCGTTCTTCGTCACCGAGGTGGATGAGAGCGACGGCTCGCTCCTGGAGTTCACCCCGCGCTACTCCATCGTGACCAACGTGGACCTCGAGCACGTGGACCGCTACCCGGACCTGGCGGCCGTGCAGGAGACCTTCCGCTGCTTCCTGGCTCGCACGCGGCGCGACGGCTGCGCGATCGTGTGCGCCGACAGCGCCCCGGCCATGGAAGTCCTCGACGCCTGCCCGGCACCCGTGCTCACTTATGGCTTCGACACGGCGGCCCAGTTCCAGGCGATCAACGTCCATGCCAACGGCGAGAGTTCCACCTTCGACGTCCGCCGCCCCCGCGACGTGCTGCGCGGCCTCACGCTCACGCTGCCCGGCCTGCACAACGTGCAGAACGCCCTGGCCTGCGTGGCGCTGGCTTCGGCCCTGGGCATTCCCGACGAGGCGCTGCGCAGCGCCTTCGGGCGCGTGGCCAGCGTGGGCCGCCGGATGGAGCGCAAGGGCGCCGCCAGCGGGGTCACCATGATTGACGACTACGGCCACCACCCCGCCGAGATTCGCGCGACGCTGGGCGCCGCGCGCGGCCTGGCGCGCGGGCGCCTCCTCGGCGTCTTCCAGCCGCACCGCTACACGCGCACCTACCATCTCAGCGAGCGCTTCGGCGACTGCTTCGACGGCCTCGACTACCTCGTGCTTCTGCCCATCTACGGCGCCGGAGAGCCGCCCCTGGAGGGCGTGAGCACGCAGGCCATCGAGAGCGCCATCCGCCGCCACGGCCGGGTCGCCTGCTCGTGCTTCAACGACTGGGACTCGGCCCGCCGGCACCTCATCGGCCTGCTGCGGCCCGGCGACACGCTGCTGACGATCGGCGCAGGCGATGTGGACCATTTCGGCGAGCAGGTGCTCGACGACCTTCGAAAGCGAGGGACCTGA